From ANME-2 cluster archaeon, a single genomic window includes:
- a CDS encoding acetolactate synthase: MESKMIKQISIFAENKPGRLEEITGQLKSAGINIRAFTIAEAGDFGVLRMVVDKPDRAHDVLHDAGFTVSETEVLGVEMSDSPGGLHDIASVLGSNNINVDYAYAFATATEKALLIIRVDDIHNAINVLDGAGVVLIGIEDVK; the protein is encoded by the coding sequence ATGGAAAGTAAAATGATCAAACAGATATCCATATTTGCCGAGAATAAACCGGGCAGGCTTGAGGAGATCACCGGGCAGCTGAAATCCGCAGGCATCAATATAAGGGCATTTACTATTGCAGAGGCTGGGGATTTTGGCGTACTGCGCATGGTTGTTGATAAACCTGACAGGGCCCATGATGTATTACACGATGCCGGATTCACGGTCTCCGAAACTGAAGTGCTTGGCGTGGAGATGAGCGATTCACCCGGCGGCCTGCATGATATTGCATCAGTGCTTGGTTCTAATAATATCAACGTGGACTATGCCTATGCCTTTGCCACGGCAACTGAGAAGGCGCTGTTGATAATCAGGGTGGATGACATACATAATGCCATCAACGTGCTTGACGGGGCCGGTGTGGTGCTTATCGGAATTGAAGATGTGAAATAA
- a CDS encoding phenylacetate--CoA ligase, translated as MPEYWDPLVERMPVDELKKVQEDKLKSLVRYVYDHSPFYRKRFDEVGVSPSDIQSLEDVKKLPFTVKQDLRDTYPTGMFCVPQSQVVRYHASSGTTGKPTVVGYTQNDVKEWSTSLARGLTSIGIGRGDVVQVGYGYGLFTGGLGLHYGTEMVGASAIPTSSGNTERQIELMQDLGSTAIACTPSYFLHIHEVAKKMGISIANDTQLKCGIFGAEPWSEEMRRRIEEQTGIKAYDIFGTSEISGPLFTECTYQDGIHIWADQFLIEVIDPKTGEQLPDGERGELVVTTLVKEALPLIRYRLGDLTVIRSESCKCGRTHPRIMRILGRTDDMIIVRGINVFPGQVEAVLMEIPEVAEHYQLIVEREGELDKLTVKVEVTADVFSDKISDLMKLEKKVGKALHTVLNITGKVELVEPGTIPRSMGKAQRVIDKRKI; from the coding sequence ATGCCTGAATACTGGGACCCGCTTGTTGAGAGAATGCCTGTAGATGAACTGAAAAAGGTCCAGGAAGATAAACTGAAATCACTGGTCCGATATGTGTATGACCATTCTCCGTTCTACAGGAAACGATTTGACGAAGTAGGGGTTTCGCCTTCTGATATACAATCCCTTGAGGATGTGAAGAAACTTCCTTTCACTGTCAAACAGGACCTCAGGGATACATATCCCACAGGCATGTTCTGTGTCCCGCAAAGCCAGGTTGTCCGCTACCATGCATCCAGCGGTACCACCGGCAAACCGACTGTTGTGGGATATACCCAGAATGATGTCAAAGAATGGAGCACCTCACTTGCCCGTGGCCTGACCTCTATTGGCATAGGCCGGGGAGATGTGGTGCAGGTTGGTTACGGGTATGGCCTGTTCACGGGCGGACTGGGATTGCATTATGGTACGGAAATGGTCGGGGCAAGTGCCATTCCAACCAGTTCCGGGAATACTGAGAGGCAGATAGAACTGATGCAGGACCTGGGCTCCACTGCTATCGCCTGCACACCGTCATATTTCCTTCACATACACGAGGTCGCAAAGAAAATGGGTATCAGTATAGCTAACGACACTCAATTGAAATGCGGGATATTCGGGGCCGAACCGTGGTCTGAGGAGATGCGCAGAAGGATCGAAGAGCAGACCGGCATCAAGGCGTACGATATTTTCGGGACTTCAGAAATAAGCGGTCCCCTGTTCACCGAATGTACGTACCAGGACGGCATCCATATCTGGGCAGACCAGTTCCTGATAGAGGTCATTGACCCGAAGACCGGGGAGCAATTACCTGACGGCGAGAGGGGGGAGCTGGTCGTGACCACGCTGGTCAAGGAAGCGCTGCCGCTGATACGATACCGCCTCGGTGATCTGACCGTGATAAGAAGCGAATCCTGCAAATGCGGCAGGACGCATCCGCGCATCATGCGTATCCTGGGCAGGACCGATGATATGATAATCGTAAGGGGCATCAACGTGTTCCCGGGACAGGTGGAAGCGGTATTGATGGAGATACCCGAAGTGGCCGAACATTACCAGCTCATTGTTGAACGTGAGGGGGAACTTGATAAGCTTACGGTCAAGGTCGAGGTGACCGCGGACGTGTTCAGTGATAAGATATCTGACCTGATGAAGCTTGAGAAAAAGGTAGGCAAGGCACTTCATACGGTACTGAACATCACAGGAAAGGTCGAACTTGTGGAACCGGGGACCATCCCGCGGTCCATGGGTAAGGCACAGAGGGTTATTGATAAAAGGAAAATATGA
- a CDS encoding bifunctional fructose-bisphosphatase/inositol-phosphate phosphatase has product MSLTEIAVLCDDVADAVARATKELVGTQKGDRVVGMGADGTPSRFIDIVAEDAALEILASSGIDMKVVSEEKGIFTYGDRPEFTVVLDPLDGTFNATHNIPFYSVSIAIGNNDLSDIRYAKVYNLANDTDFTASLGEGALCNGQEIHTSSVNRLEDLTVAAYAYNDGWDVLKRLGRQVRRIRTLGSAALELCYVASGGFDAFVDTRDRLRIMDVAAGLLIVKEAGGRVTDGQGNLPIGELNVTDRVNIVASNGIVHTALEKTIGL; this is encoded by the coding sequence CTGAGCTTGACCGAGATTGCCGTTTTGTGTGATGATGTGGCAGATGCTGTGGCCCGGGCAACAAAGGAACTGGTGGGTACTCAAAAAGGAGACCGCGTTGTGGGCATGGGTGCAGACGGCACTCCTTCCAGGTTTATAGACATCGTCGCCGAGGATGCCGCACTTGAGATACTGGCATCATCTGGTATTGATATGAAGGTGGTATCAGAAGAGAAAGGTATTTTCACCTATGGAGACCGGCCGGAATTTACTGTGGTGTTGGACCCGCTTGACGGCACTTTCAATGCAACCCACAATATTCCCTTTTACTCAGTTTCCATAGCCATTGGAAATAATGACCTTTCAGACATCAGATACGCCAAAGTATATAACCTTGCCAATGACACGGATTTTACTGCATCCCTGGGAGAAGGTGCGTTGTGCAATGGCCAGGAGATACATACATCATCGGTCAATAGACTAGAGGACCTCACAGTGGCTGCCTATGCTTACAATGACGGCTGGGATGTGTTGAAACGCCTGGGCCGGCAGGTGCGGCGTATCCGTACCCTGGGCAGTGCGGCACTGGAACTGTGTTACGTGGCGTCAGGCGGTTTTGATGCTTTTGTCGATACCCGTGACAGGCTGCGCATCATGGACGTTGCGGCCGGTTTGCTGATAGTTAAAGAGGCGGGTGGCAGGGTGACCGACGGGCAGGGAAATCTGCCAATCGGTGAACTCAATGTCACCGACAGGGTAAACATTGTGGCATCAAATGGCATTGTCCATACCGCTCTTGAAAAAACAATAGGGTTATAA
- a CDS encoding NAD(+)/NADH kinase, translating into MIQKVGVVSRCDRPSAVGIAGEIIEHLRKKVDVFVDPGTAVELGLEGMPVGQMRQEGVELIIAVGGDGTVLRAIQHMDDPLPVIGVNMGTVGFLVDVDAEEALQTIDSILPGFQVDERFRLEVWINDVKLPPATNEVVIITAHPAKILAYKVWVDERKLEELRADGLVIATPTGSTAYAMSAGGPIVDPRVDATVVVPLAPFKLSSRPWAIPGRSRIKVELLLPHKEAVVVVDGQYSQGISSNDVITIEKAANPARFVRINNDGFYEKVKSKLY; encoded by the coding sequence ATGATACAAAAGGTTGGAGTGGTCTCCCGTTGTGACAGGCCTAGTGCTGTGGGTATTGCAGGCGAGATCATTGAACATCTTCGCAAGAAGGTTGACGTTTTTGTGGACCCTGGTACTGCCGTTGAACTGGGTCTCGAAGGTATGCCGGTAGGCCAGATGCGCCAGGAGGGCGTGGAGTTAATTATTGCAGTGGGTGGGGACGGTACGGTACTCAGGGCCATACAGCACATGGATGACCCGCTACCGGTTATTGGTGTAAATATGGGCACGGTGGGTTTTCTTGTGGATGTGGACGCAGAAGAAGCATTGCAGACCATTGATTCCATCCTTCCCGGATTCCAGGTTGATGAAAGGTTCCGCCTGGAAGTGTGGATAAATGATGTCAAACTTCCGCCTGCCACCAATGAAGTTGTCATCATTACCGCCCATCCTGCAAAGATACTTGCCTATAAGGTCTGGGTAGATGAGCGTAAACTGGAAGAACTGAGGGCTGACGGGTTGGTCATTGCCACGCCCACCGGTTCGACTGCCTACGCCATGAGCGCCGGGGGTCCTATTGTAGACCCAAGGGTGGATGCCACCGTGGTGGTACCTCTTGCTCCATTCAAACTGTCTTCACGTCCTTGGGCCATACCGGGCCGGAGCAGGATTAAAGTGGAACTGCTTTTGCCGCATAAAGAAGCAGTGGTGGTAGTGGATGGACAGTATTCACAGGGCATTTCCTCAAACGATGTCATAACGATTGAAAAAGCAGCCAACCCGGCGCGTTTCGTACGTATCAATAATGACGGTTTTTACGAGAAGGTAAAAAGTAAATTATATTGA
- a CDS encoding sugar phosphate isomerase/epimerase, with protein sequence MSFGLDPGHLSFSYPPPAGDLSEFASTLIDMGFTGWELVCDGRQRPGELNINEIASVLETTGLDLSVHLPFSDLNLASLNEPIWNETLRQMMQWIQLMAPCSKLAVVHPGHLSPLGMQLPDLAWQRNIQGLRQLCDHAALFDMTVGVENMVNMEFIFGKHAEEMLGMIESVDRDNLGLTFDVGHANTNKAVTSFLEKCQANIVHVHLHDNKGRRDEHLPLGKGSVDWAAVTGKLPKRDIRYVLESRTFDAAQESIEYLRSR encoded by the coding sequence ATGAGTTTTGGACTTGACCCCGGGCATCTTAGTTTTTCGTACCCTCCACCGGCGGGTGACCTGTCTGAATTTGCCAGCACGCTCATTGACATGGGATTTACTGGCTGGGAGCTGGTGTGTGACGGGCGACAGAGGCCCGGTGAATTGAACATCAACGAAATAGCATCGGTCCTTGAGACCACTGGTCTGGACCTGAGCGTTCATCTCCCTTTCTCTGACCTGAACCTTGCCAGTCTCAATGAACCTATCTGGAATGAAACCCTCCGCCAGATGATGCAATGGATACAGCTTATGGCTCCCTGTTCTAAACTGGCCGTGGTACATCCGGGCCATCTTTCCCCGCTGGGTATGCAGCTACCTGACCTTGCATGGCAGCGCAACATCCAGGGACTCAGGCAATTGTGTGACCATGCGGCCCTGTTCGACATGACCGTCGGGGTTGAGAATATGGTCAACATGGAATTCATTTTCGGCAAGCATGCCGAGGAAATGCTGGGTATGATAGAATCGGTTGACCGGGATAACCTGGGATTGACCTTTGATGTGGGGCATGCCAACACCAATAAGGCTGTAACCTCATTCCTTGAAAAATGTCAGGCTAACATTGTGCACGTGCATCTTCACGATAACAAGGGACGCAGGGATGAACACCTGCCTCTGGGCAAAGGTTCGGTTGACTGGGCCGCTGTGACCGGGAAACTTCCCAAACGTGATATCAGGTACGTACTGGAATCCAGGACTTTCGATGCAGCACAGGAGAGCATTGAGTATCTTCGTTCACGTTAA
- a CDS encoding elongation factor Tu has product MVSIAIIGGEGSGRSSLAAKLGKKGNESDITLYDFAKGEQILTIIDPSGYPASPKPLMTALGMVDMVLLCIPPKGMDAATGECVIAIDLLGIRQGIVVQTMADRSNSYELQENAKKFRAMLKDTTARDWDIMAVSTSTFEGMEELKEAINKLDAHVAVQHLKTADQPPRVIVDHSFNVKGIGSVVLGRVTRGTIHKQDKLTIHPIKREVEIRNIQMHDIDSTSAPPGSRVGLALKGVQAKEVNRGHIISIKEICSDDIELECNVSRFSPGMSVGTTLHVYVSLQSSPVKISGITVGGQRVPEVKAGSQCRVHLSIDEELAYSAGDTFIIADLNKPRQRFIAVGTLPREPGA; this is encoded by the coding sequence ATGGTATCAATAGCAATTATCGGAGGAGAAGGTTCGGGCAGGAGCTCGTTGGCTGCCAAGCTTGGCAAAAAGGGAAATGAGAGTGACATTACCCTGTATGACTTTGCCAAAGGCGAGCAGATACTGACTATCATAGACCCATCTGGATATCCGGCATCCCCGAAACCCTTGATGACAGCACTGGGCATGGTTGACATGGTATTGCTGTGTATCCCGCCCAAGGGAATGGATGCAGCGACCGGGGAGTGCGTGATAGCCATTGACCTGCTTGGTATCAGGCAGGGCATCGTTGTACAGACCATGGCTGACAGGTCAAACTCCTATGAACTGCAGGAGAACGCAAAAAAGTTCAGGGCAATGCTAAAAGATACAACTGCCCGGGACTGGGATATCATGGCGGTTTCCACCAGCACTTTTGAGGGAATGGAAGAGTTAAAGGAAGCCATTAACAAACTCGATGCACACGTTGCAGTACAGCATCTCAAGACCGCAGACCAGCCCCCCAGGGTGATAGTGGACCATTCCTTTAACGTAAAAGGCATTGGTTCGGTAGTACTGGGACGGGTGACCAGGGGCACCATTCACAAGCAAGATAAACTCACCATCCATCCTATAAAGCGCGAGGTAGAGATCCGCAATATCCAGATGCATGATATCGATTCAACATCTGCCCCACCCGGTTCGCGTGTCGGCCTGGCCCTCAAAGGCGTCCAGGCAAAGGAAGTGAACAGGGGCCATATCATCTCAATTAAAGAGATCTGCTCTGATGATATTGAACTTGAGTGCAATGTGTCGCGATTCAGTCCCGGAATGTCCGTGGGAACTACGTTGCACGTGTACGTTTCTCTCCAGTCCAGCCCGGTCAAAATATCAGGTATCACCGTGGGCGGACAACGTGTACCTGAAGTCAAGGCAGGTAGCCAGTGCAGGGTTCACCTGAGCATTGATGAAGAACTGGCCTATAGCGCGGGAGATACATTCATTATAGCGGACCTGAACAAACCCCGACAGCGATTCATTGCTGTGGGGACGCTCCCCCGGGAACCGGGGGCCTGA
- the pyrH gene encoding UMP kinase, translating into MIIVVSIGGSVLTSDLDPERIQKYAKSIEQLAKVHTVYVVVGGGRVAREYIKTARVLGANHVECDIIGIDITRVNARLLISALGKRAYLEPATSYPEAAKAALAGHIVVMGGLIPGQTTDAVSAVLAEYVGADLLINATSVDGVYSADPNTDKDARKFDTMTPAQLVDVVMKIDMVAGSNSPLDPLAAKIIQRCGIRTIVIDGREPHNIIEAAAGRHSGTLVSR; encoded by the coding sequence ATGATAATCGTAGTTTCGATAGGGGGGTCTGTGTTGACAAGTGACCTTGACCCTGAGAGGATACAGAAGTATGCAAAGAGCATCGAACAGCTTGCAAAGGTCCATACTGTGTATGTGGTCGTCGGGGGCGGCAGGGTTGCCAGGGAATATATAAAAACTGCCAGGGTGCTGGGTGCCAACCACGTGGAATGCGACATTATCGGGATAGATATTACCCGCGTCAATGCCAGGCTCCTGATATCCGCCCTTGGCAAGCGCGCGTACCTCGAACCTGCTACCAGTTACCCTGAAGCTGCAAAGGCAGCCCTTGCCGGACATATCGTGGTGATGGGAGGGTTGATACCTGGCCAGACCACTGATGCGGTCTCAGCCGTTCTGGCTGAGTACGTGGGTGCTGACCTGCTCATCAATGCCACATCAGTGGACGGGGTATATTCAGCAGACCCGAATACCGATAAAGATGCACGAAAATTCGATACCATGACACCTGCCCAGCTTGTGGATGTGGTGATGAAGATTGATATGGTCGCAGGTTCCAATTCGCCTCTTGACCCCCTGGCCGCCAAGATAATCCAGCGCTGTGGTATCAGGACCATTGTTATTGACGGAAGGGAGCCCCATAATATTATTGAAGCTGCTGCAGGGCGGCACAGCGGGACGCTGGTATCCCGTTGA